A part of Notolabrus celidotus isolate fNotCel1 chromosome 21, fNotCel1.pri, whole genome shotgun sequence genomic DNA contains:
- the LOC117805365 gene encoding uncharacterized protein LOC117805365 isoform X2 — translation MNWVGGSRNRLVMRNDSKKQREFFEKRKMQQKLRNLGISLPASPRGTTSGSMDLVTLFIVNQISAQKQTKDPPKVAVLGSSKGGSKHKRNDLLVLPMSPCSPSKLDLVEGHPQYSLQGVRKGKHVIPQGFKCRKLSPVLESAFSDNSASDYLPPKTDPLSPFSSISSASSGQGIFPLQQRDQTQAHLPLHYSPSPWNTSGLGQSEFQPFSQPRGMTDSIPWSDRSNPPLSQLETPTAAQVLFGSPDQDITEAREHAEHEVAFSLNQPEDTEPMLDFTLNQLETEQQFEEDVFRGFSTDEPEGPHVGRETSKIYLRDEAPVRSSTPQTVPVSQCMAVELSKCTDMNCSYLQHDYGPKNVRGISPSYPCAKGYLSSDSDDGEKCYQLRLNAATSCMGKTCCEDGERHILPCSLSPVLKPQMNLRDKEEVMKSVTCSDKAVGSNSQQLGSSTVQFQSPRALAKAQGFELCKCKKTSSETRDAGTQTEEKPTLQKCDVATQCSFVEQGASKATAFNLFLPPFDVSVKHPATGRQTNTTSEPHTHTPSSSNMGNEKSDGKVILQRPRNSLVDALSKTDCRGKEESKGRNERGQEENGRLMTDLSNEVREEVTSARRANRLSEERETLEEIADILLLLQQRKEGRN, via the exons ATGAACTGGGTCGGGGGTTCCAG GAACCGGTTAGTGATGAGGAATGACTCAAAGAAGCAGAGG GAGTtctttgagaaaagaaaaatgcaacagAAACTGAGAAACTTGGGTATATCCCTGCCAGCCTCGCCTCGCGGCACCACCTCAGGTAGTATGGACCTGGTGACTCTGTTCATCGTCAACCAGATCTCTGCTCAGAAACAAACTAAAG aTCCTCCTAAGGTGGCAGTTCTGGGCAGCAGTAAAGGAGGATCCAAGCATAAGAGAAATGACCTCCTGGTACTCCCAATGAGTCCCTGCTCTCCATCAAAGCTGGATCTTGTCGAGGGCCATCCTCAGTACAG CCTTCAAGGAGTGAGAAAAGGAAAGCATGTAATTCCACAAGGATTCAAATGTCGAAAG CTGTCACCAGTGCTTGAGTCAGCATTCTCAGACAACAGTGCATCTGACTACCTGCCACCCAAAACTGACCCCCTCAGTCCTTTCTCCTCCATCTCATCAGCTTCCTCAGGTCAAG GAATATTCCCCTTGCAGCAAAGAGACCAGACACAGGCACACTTACCTCTCCACTACTCTCCTTCACCCTGGAACACCTCAGGATTGGGGCAGTCTGAG TTTCAGCCTTTTTCCCAACCCAGAGGTATGACTGACAGCATTCCCTGGTCAGATAGATCAAACCCACCCCTCTCCCAACTGGAGACACCCACAGCAGCCCAAGTCCTGTTTGGAAGTCCTGACCAAGA TATTACCGAAGCCAGAGAACATGCTGAACATGAGGTCGCCTTCTCCCTTAACCAACCAGAGGACACAGAGCCCATGTTAGATTTCACTCTGAATCAGTTGGAGACTGAGCAGCAGTTTGAGGAAGATGTTTTTAGAGGGTTCAGCACTGATGAACCAGAAG GTCCTCATGTTGGGAGAGAAACATCAAAGATCTATCTCAGAGATGAAGCACCTGTCAGATCATCAACACCACA AACTGTCCCTGTCTCACAGTGCATGGCAGTGGAG CTCTCCAAATGCACTGACATGAACTGTT CTTATCTTCAGCACGACTATGGCCCAAAGAATGTCCGTGGCATCTCACCAAGTTACCCTTGTGCAAAAGGCTATTTGAGTTCAGACTCAGATGAT GGTGAAAAATGCTATCAGCTACGTCTCAACGCTGCTACGTCATGTATGGGCAAAACCTGTTGTGAAGATGGCGAAAGGCACATCCTACCATGCTCTCTATCCCCAGTCCTAAAACCTCAAATGAACCTCAGAGATAAAGAGGAAGTTATGAAGTCTGTGACATGCTCAGATAAAGCTGTAGGAAGCAACAGCCAACAACTAGGAAGTAGCACAGTGCAGTTTCAATCCCCCAGAGCCCTGGCCAAAGCTCAGGGCTTCGAGCTGTGCAAATGCAAGAAGACATCCAGTGAAACTCGAGATGCAGGAactcaaactgaagaaaaaccCACACTTCAGAAATGTGATGTCGCAACCCAGTGCAGCTTTGTTGAACAGGGTGCATCCAAAGCCACTGCCTTCAACTTGTTCCTGCCACCTTTTGATGTGTCAGTAAAGCATCCGGCCACAGGGAGGCAGACTAACACCACTTCagagccacatacacacacgcctTCGTCCAGCAACATGGGGAATGAAAAAAG TGACGGGAAAGTGATCCTGCAGAGACCCAGAAACTCCTTGGTAGACGCTCTGAGCAAGACCGATTGCAGAG GTAAGGAGGAGAGTAAGGGCAGAAATGAGAGAGGGCAAGAAGAAAATGGCCGGCTGATGACAGATCTATCAAATGAAGTGAGGGAAGAGGTCACATCTGCCAGAAGGGCTAACAGACTctcagaagagagggagacactTGAGGAAATAGCTGACATTTTACTCCTGCTTCagcagaggaaggaaggaaggaattaa
- the LOC117805365 gene encoding uncharacterized protein LOC117805365 isoform X1, with amino-acid sequence MNWVGGSRNRLVMRNDSKKQREFFEKRKMQQKLRNLGISLPASPRGTTSGSMDLVTLFIVNQISAQKQTKDPPKVAVLGSSKGGSKHKRNDLLVLPMSPCSPSKLDLVEGHPQYSLQGVRKGKHVIPQGFKCRKLSPVLESAFSDNSASDYLPPKTDPLSPFSSISSASSGQGIFPLQQRDQTQAHLPLHYSPSPWNTSGLGQSEFQPFSQPRGMTDSIPWSDRSNPPLSQLETPTAAQVLFGSPDQDITEAREHAEHEVAFSLNQPEDTEPMLDFTLNQLETEQQFEEDVFRGFSTDEPEGPHVGRETSKIYLRDEAPVRSSTPQTVPVSQCMAVELSKCTDMNCSYLQHDYGPKNVRGISPSYPCAKGYLSSDSDDGEKCYQLRLNAATSCMGKTCCEDGERHILPCSLSPVLKPQMNLRDKEEVMKSVTCSDKAVGSNSQQLGSSTVQFQSPRALAKAQGFELCKCKKTSSETRDAGTQTEEKPTLQKCDVATQCSFVEQGASKATAFNLFLPPFDVSVKHPATGRQTNTTSEPHTHTPSSSNMGNEKRHAPWKKSKSKSGCFSDNRIINKSSATNSDGKVILQRPRNSLVDALSKTDCRGKEESKGRNERGQEENGRLMTDLSNEVREEVTSARRANRLSEERETLEEIADILLLLQQRKEGRN; translated from the exons ATGAACTGGGTCGGGGGTTCCAG GAACCGGTTAGTGATGAGGAATGACTCAAAGAAGCAGAGG GAGTtctttgagaaaagaaaaatgcaacagAAACTGAGAAACTTGGGTATATCCCTGCCAGCCTCGCCTCGCGGCACCACCTCAGGTAGTATGGACCTGGTGACTCTGTTCATCGTCAACCAGATCTCTGCTCAGAAACAAACTAAAG aTCCTCCTAAGGTGGCAGTTCTGGGCAGCAGTAAAGGAGGATCCAAGCATAAGAGAAATGACCTCCTGGTACTCCCAATGAGTCCCTGCTCTCCATCAAAGCTGGATCTTGTCGAGGGCCATCCTCAGTACAG CCTTCAAGGAGTGAGAAAAGGAAAGCATGTAATTCCACAAGGATTCAAATGTCGAAAG CTGTCACCAGTGCTTGAGTCAGCATTCTCAGACAACAGTGCATCTGACTACCTGCCACCCAAAACTGACCCCCTCAGTCCTTTCTCCTCCATCTCATCAGCTTCCTCAGGTCAAG GAATATTCCCCTTGCAGCAAAGAGACCAGACACAGGCACACTTACCTCTCCACTACTCTCCTTCACCCTGGAACACCTCAGGATTGGGGCAGTCTGAG TTTCAGCCTTTTTCCCAACCCAGAGGTATGACTGACAGCATTCCCTGGTCAGATAGATCAAACCCACCCCTCTCCCAACTGGAGACACCCACAGCAGCCCAAGTCCTGTTTGGAAGTCCTGACCAAGA TATTACCGAAGCCAGAGAACATGCTGAACATGAGGTCGCCTTCTCCCTTAACCAACCAGAGGACACAGAGCCCATGTTAGATTTCACTCTGAATCAGTTGGAGACTGAGCAGCAGTTTGAGGAAGATGTTTTTAGAGGGTTCAGCACTGATGAACCAGAAG GTCCTCATGTTGGGAGAGAAACATCAAAGATCTATCTCAGAGATGAAGCACCTGTCAGATCATCAACACCACA AACTGTCCCTGTCTCACAGTGCATGGCAGTGGAG CTCTCCAAATGCACTGACATGAACTGTT CTTATCTTCAGCACGACTATGGCCCAAAGAATGTCCGTGGCATCTCACCAAGTTACCCTTGTGCAAAAGGCTATTTGAGTTCAGACTCAGATGAT GGTGAAAAATGCTATCAGCTACGTCTCAACGCTGCTACGTCATGTATGGGCAAAACCTGTTGTGAAGATGGCGAAAGGCACATCCTACCATGCTCTCTATCCCCAGTCCTAAAACCTCAAATGAACCTCAGAGATAAAGAGGAAGTTATGAAGTCTGTGACATGCTCAGATAAAGCTGTAGGAAGCAACAGCCAACAACTAGGAAGTAGCACAGTGCAGTTTCAATCCCCCAGAGCCCTGGCCAAAGCTCAGGGCTTCGAGCTGTGCAAATGCAAGAAGACATCCAGTGAAACTCGAGATGCAGGAactcaaactgaagaaaaaccCACACTTCAGAAATGTGATGTCGCAACCCAGTGCAGCTTTGTTGAACAGGGTGCATCCAAAGCCACTGCCTTCAACTTGTTCCTGCCACCTTTTGATGTGTCAGTAAAGCATCCGGCCACAGGGAGGCAGACTAACACCACTTCagagccacatacacacacgcctTCGTCCAGCAACATGGGGAATGAAAAAAGGCATGCACCCTGGAAAAAGAGCAAATCTAAATCTGGTTGCTTTTCAGATAACAGGATTATTAACAAATCCTCTGCTACAAACAGTGACGGGAAAGTGATCCTGCAGAGACCCAGAAACTCCTTGGTAGACGCTCTGAGCAAGACCGATTGCAGAG GTAAGGAGGAGAGTAAGGGCAGAAATGAGAGAGGGCAAGAAGAAAATGGCCGGCTGATGACAGATCTATCAAATGAAGTGAGGGAAGAGGTCACATCTGCCAGAAGGGCTAACAGACTctcagaagagagggagacactTGAGGAAATAGCTGACATTTTACTCCTGCTTCagcagaggaaggaaggaaggaattaa